The following coding sequences lie in one Candidatus Nitrospira allomarina genomic window:
- a CDS encoding DUF2628 domain-containing protein, with protein sequence MRPCPSCLQENPDTANFCLQCGQALGSPSLETAAEANPEGLGTRIPPTQSQLWETFIGPSKSIQFSVKAGWVWRSAFLYYKEKFENIETPQGPRFVLSWNWPAALFDSFLWFLYRKMYLFALLYAVAPALAIFMTGDVMVGIVSRILAGASANYLYYWHVKDKVQRIMAMPSLDDTSRAHLIQEEGGVQPYVLWLGVVLHVLMLGLLAAAIVQGPPVQEPLGGTEGRPSQKFF encoded by the coding sequence ATGCGCCCTTGTCCTTCCTGTTTACAAGAAAATCCCGATACAGCGAACTTTTGTTTGCAGTGTGGACAAGCGCTTGGTTCACCTTCCTTAGAAACTGCGGCAGAGGCCAATCCTGAGGGACTCGGGACCAGGATTCCTCCCACTCAATCCCAATTATGGGAAACGTTCATCGGTCCAAGTAAATCCATTCAATTCTCAGTCAAGGCCGGGTGGGTGTGGCGCTCGGCATTTTTGTATTACAAGGAAAAATTTGAAAATATTGAGACCCCTCAAGGTCCACGATTCGTCCTAAGTTGGAACTGGCCTGCCGCGTTGTTTGATTCGTTTCTTTGGTTTTTATATCGCAAAATGTACCTATTTGCGTTGTTATACGCTGTGGCCCCGGCTCTCGCTATATTTATGACTGGGGATGTGATGGTGGGAATTGTATCGAGAATATTGGCAGGAGCCAGCGCGAATTACTTGTATTACTGGCATGTGAAAGACAAGGTACAGAGAATTATGGCAATGCCCAGTCTTGATGATACGAGTCGTGCTCACTTGATTCAGGAAGAGGGTGGAGTGCAACCTTACGTCCTCTGGTTAGGGGTGGTGCTGCATGTATTGATGCTTGGCCTATTGGCTGCGGCTATTGTTCAGGGGCCTCCGGTGCAGGAACCTCTTGGGGGAACGGAAGGACGTCCTTCTCAAAAATTTTTTTAA
- a CDS encoding pentapeptide repeat-containing protein, translating to MAAIEDSPLKPPLNEVEEDRALLLHTHRNWRRSLQAGIRENGQSEDAQSTHSTPPSSQDFFQIDLREADFRHQDLRNANFQEAYLPGANFEGANLRGANFQGANLRSVRFTGAQLAWANFSQADLIWADFQQAELQGTDFQHATLRGATFVRAHIRGGNFFSSDCSWADFRDTDLHESDFQKANLNGTTFINAQTTGANFQSSLGFFNSPMTDSSPPSGDPLFP from the coding sequence ATGGCAGCGATTGAAGATAGTCCCTTAAAGCCTCCTCTCAACGAGGTTGAAGAGGACCGGGCACTTCTTCTCCACACGCATAGGAACTGGAGACGATCCCTGCAAGCTGGAATCAGGGAAAATGGACAATCTGAAGACGCCCAATCTACCCATTCCACTCCACCAAGTTCTCAAGATTTTTTTCAAATTGACCTGCGTGAGGCCGATTTCCGACACCAGGATCTTCGAAATGCCAATTTTCAAGAAGCCTACCTCCCTGGGGCGAATTTTGAGGGAGCGAACCTGCGTGGCGCCAATTTTCAAGGAGCGAATCTGCGAAGTGTCCGTTTCACAGGCGCCCAATTAGCCTGGGCGAATTTTTCACAAGCCGATCTTATATGGGCGGATTTCCAACAAGCGGAACTTCAAGGAACCGACTTCCAACATGCCACGCTTCGCGGCGCTACCTTCGTTCGTGCACATATTCGGGGGGGGAATTTTTTTTCATCGGACTGCTCTTGGGCTGATTTTCGCGACACTGACTTGCATGAGAGTGATTTTCAGAAGGCCAATCTCAATGGAACGACCTTCATCAATGCCCAGACAACCGGCGCTAATTTCCAAAGTAGTCTTGGTTTTTTCAATTCTCCAATGACGGATTCTTCACCTCCCTCTGGGGATCCTCTTTTCCCTTAA
- a CDS encoding sigma-70 family RNA polymerase sigma factor, producing the protein MSPSVSEQKPSWNGSIKRVKKQDRRPVLSGGSSPEVDRSSGMSDKQLPLYLKEIGQVSLLDREGEVRLCKKIEEARRSMLEILYSLPMTLDYLQEQRIRLLNGEILAKHIVQKEKEGDVETESEEEPDIPDIQTEQQEDEEFRQRVIQQLSQLCQCVQFMMDKENASGCKQGASVSMQARKKIWQSLEGVNWHPGFTKQVESRIRATERQLTEVLKRLGISSQDILNGDERTRKAGRNYLPATTPGVEVISGSHRSTLEAGEHLVYLEQEVLRLCFSEFLARVQRLDQAKIRLHFAKEAMLEANLRLVVSVAKRYVNRGLDLLDLIQEGNIGLMRAVDRFEYQRGYKFSTYATWWIRQAVTRALADQSRTVRIPVHVCDVLTRVRRTLDRLAVQLGREPKLEELSGAVDIPLDKLSTMLEATKGTLSLETPMGDEDGSPLSDLLQDPTAVSPCYSAERVDLQEKVTSLLRTLTPREAHIIRRRFGIGELEDATLEEIGLEFSVTRERIRQIEERALAKLREPQRNVVLRNFFQPSGPVVD; encoded by the coding sequence ATGAGCCCATCTGTATCGGAGCAGAAACCTTCCTGGAATGGTTCCATTAAACGCGTGAAAAAGCAGGACCGTCGTCCTGTCTTGTCCGGCGGCAGCTCTCCTGAAGTGGACCGTTCGTCAGGAATGAGTGACAAGCAACTTCCCCTATACCTAAAGGAAATAGGGCAAGTGTCATTACTTGACCGGGAGGGCGAAGTTCGTTTGTGCAAGAAAATTGAGGAAGCCCGGCGAAGTATGTTGGAGATTCTATACTCACTCCCTATGACCTTGGACTATCTTCAAGAACAACGTATACGCTTGTTGAATGGCGAAATTCTGGCCAAACATATTGTTCAAAAGGAAAAAGAAGGTGATGTGGAGACTGAATCGGAGGAAGAACCTGACATTCCGGATATTCAAACCGAACAGCAAGAGGATGAAGAATTTCGCCAACGAGTAATTCAGCAGCTGAGCCAACTTTGTCAATGTGTTCAATTCATGATGGACAAGGAAAATGCATCCGGATGTAAGCAAGGCGCTTCGGTCTCCATGCAAGCCCGAAAAAAAATATGGCAAAGTCTTGAAGGAGTGAATTGGCATCCTGGATTTACCAAACAGGTGGAAAGCCGCATACGGGCAACGGAACGCCAACTTACTGAAGTATTGAAACGATTAGGAATATCCTCTCAAGATATTTTAAATGGAGATGAGCGAACACGTAAGGCGGGTCGCAATTATTTACCCGCCACAACCCCTGGAGTGGAGGTAATCTCAGGTTCCCATCGCTCCACCCTGGAGGCTGGAGAACACCTCGTATATTTGGAGCAAGAAGTTTTGCGCCTGTGCTTTTCAGAATTCCTCGCACGGGTTCAGCGCTTAGATCAAGCTAAAATTCGCCTGCACTTCGCCAAGGAAGCGATGTTGGAGGCAAACTTACGCCTGGTGGTTAGTGTTGCCAAGCGTTATGTGAATCGAGGCCTCGATTTACTGGACCTCATACAGGAAGGCAATATCGGCCTGATGCGTGCAGTGGACCGTTTTGAGTATCAACGAGGCTATAAATTTAGCACCTATGCGACGTGGTGGATTCGGCAGGCGGTAACGAGGGCATTGGCCGATCAATCAAGAACTGTGCGGATCCCGGTGCACGTGTGTGATGTGCTGACTCGGGTGCGACGAACGCTGGACCGTTTAGCGGTGCAATTGGGGCGTGAACCGAAGTTGGAGGAGCTCAGCGGCGCGGTGGATATCCCATTGGATAAATTGTCCACGATGTTGGAAGCGACAAAAGGGACTCTGTCACTCGAAACTCCCATGGGCGATGAAGATGGTTCGCCGCTCTCTGATCTCTTGCAAGATCCTACAGCCGTTTCTCCATGCTATTCAGCGGAACGGGTGGATCTCCAGGAAAAAGTGACTTCCTTGTTAAGGACTTTAACGCCTCGGGAGGCACATATTATTCGGCGACGCTTTGGCATTGGAGAGCTTGAAGATGCTACTCTTGAAGAGATCGGTCTTGAATTCTCTGTGACCCGAGAACGCATTCGACAAATTGAGGAACGAGCCTTGGCCAAATTGCGTGAACCCCAACGGAATGTGGTCTTGCGTAATTTTTTTCAACCATCTGGTCCAGTCGTAGATTAG
- a CDS encoding MlaA family lipoprotein: protein MRLSIWVILCLAVGLGGCAGKSKSTKTQDGMETGPDIQIAEFEEGLNAEGEEEGDDNEFFDPFDESGDSQNKDYDPFEPVNSAVFEFNYRLDKYVVKPVAKVYNFFIPPDVQQSFSNVFQNIRFVPRLLNNLFQAKFQGAGIELSRFLINSTLGVGGLFDPAGIMFELETPQEDLGQTLGTYGVPPGPFLMIPLLGPFTLRDGIGFIGDSFLDPFNWLVLPFIEIADAPRLVQHDMTVTFSRLGMVAGETVNLRALTLEKFQGVEEGTLDLYGAVRNGYLQQRLKAIQE from the coding sequence ATGCGATTGTCCATCTGGGTAATTCTATGCCTCGCGGTAGGACTTGGTGGGTGTGCGGGAAAGTCCAAATCCACGAAGACCCAGGATGGAATGGAAACCGGACCTGACATTCAGATCGCTGAATTTGAGGAGGGACTCAACGCTGAAGGCGAAGAGGAAGGGGATGATAACGAATTTTTTGATCCTTTTGACGAGTCTGGCGATTCCCAGAACAAGGACTATGATCCATTTGAACCTGTTAATTCTGCCGTTTTTGAATTTAATTACCGGTTGGACAAATACGTGGTGAAACCGGTTGCCAAAGTTTACAATTTCTTTATCCCTCCCGATGTCCAGCAAAGCTTCTCAAATGTGTTTCAGAATATTCGCTTTGTCCCGAGATTATTGAACAACCTTTTTCAAGCAAAGTTTCAGGGAGCTGGCATTGAGCTGAGCCGATTCCTTATCAATTCAACACTTGGGGTCGGGGGATTGTTCGATCCGGCTGGAATTATGTTCGAGTTGGAGACTCCGCAAGAGGATCTTGGGCAAACCTTAGGAACTTATGGCGTCCCACCTGGACCGTTCCTCATGATTCCGCTCCTTGGCCCCTTCACCTTACGAGATGGAATTGGATTCATCGGCGACTCTTTCCTTGACCCTTTTAATTGGCTAGTCCTTCCTTTTATTGAAATTGCTGACGCTCCGCGGTTGGTCCAACACGATATGACCGTCACATTTTCGCGGCTTGGAATGGTCGCCGGCGAAACGGTGAATCTCCGTGCACTCACGCTGGAAAAATTTCAAGGCGTTGAGGAAGGCACGCTCGATTTGTATGGTGCCGTCCGAAATGGGTATCTACAGCAACGGCTGAAGGCCATTCAGGAATAG
- a CDS encoding AI-2E family transporter yields the protein MHNQQISQLPPSSHPPTGRFLLTTAAFIIVVAGMRAAEPILVPLIVSIFLAIISASPVFWLQQKGIPSPLAVFGVVLGVLSVGVVFILIIGTSLDDFSEAIPRYQARLTQEIEPMIHWIQELGFQLDKGILLKSIDPGASMRLVAKMLSGLGNVLTNSFLIFLTVIFILFEASSFEKKVGTAFGDPKGTFSQAQKITDAVNNYLAIKTVVSLGTGVIVALWVWALGIDFPLIWGLLAFLLNFIPNLGSIIAAVPPMLLGYIQFGIGHLFLVAAGYVAVNLIFGNVVEPKLMGRKLNLSTLVVFLSLVFWGWVWGPVGMLLSVPMTMVVKIALESSPSTRWISILLDSEASAVQSVNTNSQEPQPDASSSESKHAGSVSLHT from the coding sequence ATGCACAACCAGCAGATATCCCAACTACCGCCCTCCAGCCATCCCCCAACTGGTCGATTCTTGTTGACCACCGCAGCATTTATCATAGTTGTAGCTGGGATGCGGGCTGCAGAGCCCATTCTGGTCCCTCTTATTGTCTCAATATTTCTTGCCATTATTAGTGCATCACCAGTCTTTTGGCTTCAACAGAAAGGTATACCCTCGCCATTGGCGGTGTTTGGTGTCGTCCTAGGAGTTCTCAGTGTGGGGGTTGTGTTTATTCTGATTATTGGGACATCCCTGGATGACTTCTCTGAAGCCATTCCACGTTACCAAGCTCGCCTGACCCAAGAAATCGAGCCCATGATCCATTGGATTCAGGAGTTGGGTTTCCAACTTGATAAAGGCATATTACTGAAATCTATCGATCCGGGTGCTTCAATGAGGCTGGTAGCCAAAATGTTGTCCGGGTTGGGAAACGTGCTCACAAATTCTTTTTTAATTTTCCTCACCGTCATTTTCATCTTATTTGAGGCGTCCAGCTTCGAAAAGAAAGTAGGAACAGCCTTCGGAGATCCGAAAGGCACTTTCTCCCAGGCCCAAAAAATAACGGACGCCGTCAATAATTATTTAGCTATCAAAACCGTTGTCAGCCTTGGAACGGGTGTGATTGTCGCGTTGTGGGTGTGGGCCTTAGGGATTGATTTTCCCCTTATCTGGGGACTTCTGGCATTTTTGCTGAACTTTATTCCAAACCTCGGGTCAATCATTGCAGCAGTCCCGCCAATGCTATTGGGCTATATTCAATTTGGCATTGGACACCTGTTCCTGGTAGCCGCGGGGTATGTAGCCGTCAACTTGATCTTCGGTAATGTAGTGGAACCCAAACTTATGGGGAGGAAGCTGAACCTTTCCACTCTTGTTGTCTTTCTCTCCTTGGTCTTTTGGGGGTGGGTGTGGGGACCGGTTGGAATGTTGCTTTCTGTTCCCATGACCATGGTGGTGAAAATTGCCTTGGAAAGCAGCCCCTCGACCCGTTGGATCAGTATCTTGTTAGATTCTGAGGCTTCCGCTGTCCAATCCGTAAACACTAATTCCCAGGAGCCTCAACCGGATGCTTCTTCTTCCGAGTCAAAACATGCCGGTTCGGTTTCCCTCCATACCTGA
- a CDS encoding DUF2868 domain-containing protein, whose protein sequence is MNSKQVSKILLIQALEQSDPQGRYISHSTRQRASQHAKKSLPHEPPSSAESSIQFFTNRAESLWNFLSTSYPMITESFRGAQATIPYTIVTIPAFVVGLFINGLGTTQRINLLNFPLLILLLWNLGTYAGTILPPLLGKDLTGPLLRHLAKGFATVTEWLGKGPWPKTALPGGAVREWILQSSERFMNLWWRHRHPVIVSRARHLLHIGSACLAFGIILSMYVRGLVLDYQATWESTFLSAAQVHTILYGLLGPAAWLLGFPFPSAEDLAHLQAPAQGSAAQWIHMWALTAFVSIVIPRVTLAWLSARFAHKAAQSFTLPLDEPYYLQLLSTERGQGIQIDIVPYSYQPSPAALDCLGQCLLDLIGNQATLHWSDPLPYGQTSVTWLQATASPQTVVLLCNLAQTPEAEVHGELFHMVQASIESSNGQHHLLLVLDQEPYRHLADQIQMRERQQTWQRLANDYHLQIVAFDAKETSRDQLLEKAQAALWPSKR, encoded by the coding sequence ATGAATTCGAAACAGGTATCAAAAATTTTGTTAATCCAGGCGCTTGAACAATCAGACCCACAAGGACGATACATCTCACACTCCACCAGACAGCGAGCCAGCCAACACGCAAAAAAAAGTTTGCCCCACGAACCACCCTCATCAGCAGAGAGCTCTATCCAATTTTTCACCAATCGAGCGGAATCTCTCTGGAATTTTCTCTCCACTTCTTACCCTATGATCACGGAATCGTTTCGAGGCGCTCAGGCTACAATTCCATATACCATAGTGACGATACCGGCCTTTGTTGTCGGCTTGTTTATCAATGGGCTCGGTACGACCCAACGAATCAATCTCTTAAACTTTCCACTCTTGATTCTGCTTTTGTGGAATTTGGGAACTTATGCGGGTACCATTCTGCCGCCGCTGCTGGGAAAGGACCTAACCGGGCCGCTTCTCCGTCACCTGGCCAAAGGATTTGCCACCGTAACGGAATGGTTGGGGAAAGGACCATGGCCAAAAACTGCTTTACCTGGAGGTGCGGTCAGAGAATGGATTCTTCAATCTTCCGAACGATTTATGAACCTGTGGTGGAGGCACCGGCATCCCGTCATTGTCAGTCGCGCTCGTCATCTGCTGCATATTGGATCAGCCTGTCTGGCCTTTGGCATCATCCTCAGTATGTACGTCCGTGGACTAGTTCTAGATTATCAAGCCACGTGGGAAAGCACCTTCTTATCAGCGGCACAGGTGCATACGATCCTATACGGACTCTTGGGACCAGCAGCCTGGCTTCTGGGTTTTCCCTTTCCATCAGCCGAAGACCTTGCACATCTTCAAGCTCCAGCCCAGGGCTCTGCTGCTCAGTGGATTCACATGTGGGCACTGACGGCCTTTGTGAGTATCGTCATACCTCGGGTAACCCTGGCCTGGTTATCCGCACGATTCGCACACAAAGCCGCGCAATCCTTCACGCTCCCTCTCGATGAGCCGTACTATCTGCAACTGCTGAGTACTGAACGCGGACAAGGCATCCAAATTGATATTGTGCCCTATAGCTATCAACCTTCTCCGGCGGCTTTAGATTGCTTGGGACAATGCCTCCTGGATCTCATTGGCAATCAAGCGACCTTGCATTGGAGTGACCCCCTTCCTTATGGGCAGACAAGCGTTACCTGGTTGCAGGCAACCGCCTCACCTCAAACGGTGGTTCTTCTCTGTAATTTGGCGCAAACCCCGGAAGCGGAGGTGCACGGCGAACTCTTTCACATGGTTCAAGCCTCAATTGAATCCTCTAATGGACAACATCACTTACTCCTTGTTCTGGACCAGGAGCCCTATCGGCACCTTGCTGATCAGATACAAATGAGAGAACGTCAACAAACCTGGCAACGACTTGCCAACGACTACCATCTACAAATCGTGGCCTTTGATGCCAAAGAAACATCCCGCGACCAGCTTCTGGAGAAGGCCCAAGCTGCTCTGTGGCCTTCAAAAAGGTGA
- a CDS encoding DUF3482 domain-containing protein: MTVPSSITLSLISHTNIGKTTLARTLLRRDVGQVLDQAHVTLQNEHFVLLETSDGSRLNLWDTPGFGNSHKLLNRLQGLTNPIGWMVSQVWDRIADKPFWCSQQAIRNVRDEADVVLYLVNATEDPSMAGYLQPELDLLTWLNKPVIVLVNQTGLIDPQQQRQLESLWKQHWVNQRVIKDVMSLDAFTRCWVQEGVLWDHVTQVLPSEKHPTMKKLGKAWYAIHRQVFDTSMTHLTQLLIETAMDGECLPQEPTGFSKRPQIKNAIQALDQRLAQRISGVTADLIELHGLTGDAAHTLKSRIEDVTVPGEKKPWEEETFWGALASGAAAGLASDLATGGLSHGAFTIGGAILGAFAERTYAKSQETGNSNGISWVPAFLDRQTRDALLRYLAVTHCGRGRGDYTDPREFPVFWQRAAEKVLEQQKDALHQVWKLARSPQPTTAITDHLQAKLVLLLSRMSQEILGQFYPEAKDWLERSPA; this comes from the coding sequence ATGACGGTCCCTTCTTCTATCACGCTTTCACTCATTTCCCATACCAATATCGGAAAGACCACCTTGGCCCGCACTCTGTTGCGTCGCGACGTCGGACAGGTGCTCGATCAGGCCCATGTCACGCTTCAAAATGAACACTTTGTATTGTTGGAGACTTCTGATGGCTCCCGACTCAACTTGTGGGATACCCCAGGCTTTGGAAATAGCCACAAGCTTTTGAATCGTCTTCAAGGACTCACCAACCCGATTGGGTGGATGGTGTCTCAAGTCTGGGACCGTATTGCAGACAAACCGTTTTGGTGCAGTCAGCAAGCGATCCGAAACGTCAGGGATGAAGCTGACGTGGTGTTATACCTCGTCAATGCGACAGAAGATCCATCCATGGCGGGCTATCTTCAACCTGAACTCGATCTCCTCACCTGGCTGAATAAACCCGTCATTGTGTTAGTGAATCAAACCGGTCTGATCGACCCACAACAACAGCGACAATTGGAATCCCTTTGGAAACAACACTGGGTGAATCAACGCGTCATTAAAGACGTGATGAGCTTGGATGCCTTTACGCGTTGCTGGGTTCAGGAAGGTGTGTTATGGGATCACGTCACTCAGGTCCTGCCATCGGAAAAACACCCCACGATGAAAAAATTAGGAAAGGCCTGGTATGCCATCCATCGGCAGGTTTTTGATACATCAATGACCCATCTCACTCAACTCTTGATCGAGACCGCCATGGATGGAGAATGCCTTCCCCAAGAGCCGACGGGGTTCTCAAAAAGGCCGCAAATCAAAAATGCGATTCAGGCACTGGACCAACGTTTAGCACAACGCATCTCCGGCGTCACCGCAGATCTTATTGAGTTACATGGGTTAACCGGCGATGCCGCGCACACACTCAAATCCAGGATTGAAGATGTGACCGTGCCAGGTGAAAAAAAACCGTGGGAAGAAGAGACGTTCTGGGGAGCACTGGCCAGTGGCGCGGCAGCCGGATTGGCTTCGGACTTAGCCACCGGAGGACTCTCTCATGGCGCATTTACCATTGGAGGAGCGATCCTTGGAGCATTCGCCGAACGAACCTATGCCAAAAGTCAGGAAACAGGCAATTCCAATGGGATTTCCTGGGTCCCTGCCTTTCTTGACCGGCAAACGCGAGATGCGTTGTTACGCTATTTAGCGGTGACCCATTGCGGGAGGGGACGGGGAGATTACACGGACCCAAGAGAGTTTCCCGTTTTTTGGCAACGCGCCGCCGAAAAAGTTCTTGAACAACAAAAAGACGCTCTACACCAAGTGTGGAAACTGGCTCGATCGCCACAACCCACAACCGCAATCACGGATCACCTCCAGGCCAAACTCGTTCTTCTACTCTCAAGAATGAGTCAGGAAATTTTGGGCCAATTTTATCCCGAAGCCAAAGATTGGTTAGAAAGATCTCCGGCCTAA
- a CDS encoding HD-GYP domain-containing protein has protein sequence MPFFKVEDTRDLRIGTFVKLEGSWFSHPFPTNTFQIKSSDDLTTIQALQNVVILHDPERSASFDVEDVPDENRRPLDHDESVSREEDTEAISDSTFDHPDDDGPLIKESSLSIILDRRQDYHEFQNHLRKIEGAYQKTLGQGNELFRQLSDRRQSGRKTADAMITSIVTAIQHPKMAMSLIDVVGSNGATWGLSEHALNVCTLSLLIGRQLGLEVEGLLELGRGALFHDVGYRALPMNVRFSAVGMKIQSDPELGPRHPEVGRQLMASFPDTSPAVLEMIERHHERLDGSGFPKAMRADALSLSTRIVMVADHYDELCNAPDLQSSLTPHAALSRLFRHVVMKGELSRFCPEVVQALVQAIGVYPPGSLVELSDGFLGVVARINIHYPTRPTVLLYAPWICRSDGMLVNLAQEPELEIKQALHVKDIPLPALAYLSPRRMAMFVHATEPTTVASNSRRRQNFKSNLKR, from the coding sequence ATGCCGTTCTTTAAAGTTGAAGATACCCGGGATCTTCGGATCGGGACGTTTGTCAAACTCGAAGGGTCCTGGTTCAGCCATCCTTTTCCCACGAATACCTTTCAAATCAAATCCTCTGATGATCTGACGACCATTCAAGCTCTCCAAAATGTTGTCATTCTCCACGATCCTGAACGGTCGGCCTCGTTCGATGTTGAGGATGTTCCGGATGAAAACCGGCGGCCCCTGGATCATGATGAGAGCGTCAGTAGGGAGGAAGACACAGAGGCCATTTCCGATTCAACATTCGATCACCCGGACGACGACGGACCACTGATAAAGGAATCTTCCCTATCCATAATCCTGGACCGGCGACAGGATTACCATGAATTTCAGAATCATTTGCGTAAGATTGAAGGGGCATATCAAAAAACCCTTGGACAGGGGAATGAATTGTTCCGGCAACTGAGTGATCGCCGGCAGTCCGGACGTAAAACCGCGGATGCAATGATCACGAGTATTGTCACGGCCATACAACATCCCAAAATGGCGATGTCGTTAATCGATGTGGTCGGCAGTAACGGGGCCACGTGGGGCCTGTCTGAACATGCCCTCAACGTATGCACCCTTTCCCTACTCATCGGCCGGCAGTTGGGTTTGGAAGTTGAGGGATTACTTGAGCTTGGGCGTGGAGCGTTGTTCCACGATGTGGGTTATCGCGCGTTACCCATGAATGTACGATTTAGTGCGGTTGGAATGAAAATCCAATCGGATCCCGAGTTGGGGCCACGACATCCGGAGGTAGGGCGACAGCTGATGGCATCCTTTCCGGATACCAGTCCAGCAGTATTGGAAATGATTGAACGGCATCATGAACGACTGGATGGTTCGGGATTTCCAAAGGCCATGAGAGCAGACGCCCTTTCCTTGTCGACAAGGATCGTTATGGTTGCGGACCATTATGATGAACTTTGTAATGCTCCTGATCTACAATCGAGTCTCACCCCTCATGCGGCGTTGTCCCGACTCTTTCGCCACGTGGTTATGAAGGGAGAATTGTCCAGATTCTGCCCGGAAGTAGTGCAAGCCCTGGTGCAGGCCATTGGAGTCTATCCACCAGGGAGCCTGGTGGAATTATCTGATGGATTTCTCGGGGTCGTGGCACGGATCAATATTCATTACCCGACCCGACCGACAGTGTTATTGTATGCGCCTTGGATTTGCCGAAGTGATGGAATGTTGGTCAATTTGGCACAAGAGCCTGAGTTGGAAATCAAGCAAGCCCTCCATGTGAAGGATATACCCCTGCCTGCCCTTGCCTACTTGAGTCCACGTCGAATGGCCATGTTTGTGCATGCGACTGAGCCTACCACTGTGGCGTCCAACAGTAGGCGGCGTCAAAATTTTAAATCAAATCTTAAGCGGTAG